The following coding sequences lie in one Hyalangium ruber genomic window:
- a CDS encoding penicillin-binding protein, giving the protein MKDLKASRAPESNTRWLKLRVMLLGGLFLSLLALAFGRAAYLQIHQGDKLKDLARDQYVRQIEIPARRGDIFDRRGTPLAQSVEVDSIWVDPSMLEDVRKASRAMAKALKLNAGESEDLQARLQRGKRFAWVKRQAKPQEVEAVKALGLSGLGFTKEPKRFYPQRELAAQVVGMVGTDGRGLEGLELAFNDELSGQNSRLSGFRDAKGRKLLVQGSSDPIEQEGASVTLTLDRHLQYVAEKALGRAVEDAKAVAGTVVVLDPKTGELLALANNPRFNPNTPESLQRDTLRNRAALDAFEPGSTMKAFVVAAALEENAIRADEPFFCENGAWKIGRHTINDTHSYAWLTAKSILQVSSNICSAKIGQALGRERLVRYYQAFGFTERTGLALPGEGKGVIPFPKAEVALATQSFGQGMTATAVQIAAGYGALANDGVLMRPYLVSKVVDPDGVVLLENRPTEIRRAVSSKVARQVVNMLESVVLKEGTAPKAAMEEYRVAGKTGTAQKADPVARGYSDKRIASFIGVVPAENPRAVILVVVDEPKTDVYGGLVAAPAFKEIATAAMAHLAVPPSRTVTPEVAVAPVAPPVVKASPNPKPAPARPVVAEQAVEGDGTVRVPDVQGQAGREAVVKLLAAALEPQLLGSGRVVSQTPAAGALVEKGARVTLELAARP; this is encoded by the coding sequence GTGAAGGATCTCAAGGCCTCGCGGGCTCCGGAGTCCAACACTCGCTGGCTGAAGCTGCGGGTGATGCTGCTGGGAGGGCTCTTCCTGAGCCTCCTGGCGCTGGCCTTCGGTCGCGCCGCGTACCTGCAGATCCACCAGGGTGACAAGCTGAAGGATCTCGCCCGGGACCAGTACGTCCGGCAGATCGAAATCCCCGCCCGTCGCGGCGACATCTTCGACCGGCGCGGTACGCCGCTGGCTCAGAGCGTGGAGGTGGACTCCATCTGGGTGGACCCCTCGATGCTGGAGGACGTGCGCAAGGCCTCGCGCGCGATGGCCAAGGCGCTGAAGCTCAACGCCGGGGAGAGCGAGGACCTGCAGGCGCGGCTTCAGCGGGGCAAGCGCTTCGCGTGGGTGAAGCGCCAGGCGAAGCCTCAAGAGGTGGAGGCGGTGAAGGCCCTCGGGCTGTCAGGGCTGGGCTTCACCAAGGAGCCCAAGCGCTTCTACCCGCAGCGGGAGCTGGCCGCGCAGGTGGTGGGCATGGTGGGCACCGACGGGCGCGGCCTGGAGGGGCTGGAGCTGGCCTTCAACGACGAGCTGTCCGGGCAGAACTCGCGCCTGTCGGGCTTCCGCGACGCCAAGGGGCGCAAGCTGCTGGTACAGGGCTCCTCGGACCCCATCGAGCAGGAGGGCGCCTCCGTCACGCTGACGCTGGACCGGCACCTGCAATACGTGGCCGAGAAGGCGCTGGGGCGCGCGGTGGAGGACGCCAAGGCGGTGGCAGGCACCGTGGTGGTGCTCGATCCGAAGACGGGCGAGCTGCTCGCGCTGGCCAACAACCCGCGCTTCAACCCCAACACGCCCGAGTCCCTGCAGCGCGACACCCTGCGCAACCGCGCCGCGCTGGACGCCTTCGAGCCAGGCTCGACGATGAAGGCCTTCGTCGTCGCCGCCGCGCTGGAGGAGAACGCCATCCGCGCCGATGAGCCCTTCTTCTGTGAGAACGGGGCGTGGAAGATCGGCCGCCACACCATCAACGACACCCACTCCTACGCCTGGCTCACGGCCAAGAGCATCCTCCAGGTCTCCTCCAACATCTGCTCGGCCAAGATTGGCCAGGCGCTGGGGCGCGAGCGGCTGGTGCGCTACTACCAGGCGTTCGGCTTCACCGAGCGCACGGGCCTCGCGCTGCCCGGCGAGGGCAAGGGCGTCATTCCCTTCCCCAAGGCCGAGGTGGCGCTGGCCACCCAGTCCTTCGGCCAGGGCATGACGGCCACCGCGGTGCAGATCGCCGCCGGCTACGGCGCCCTCGCCAATGACGGCGTGCTGATGCGGCCCTATCTCGTCTCCAAGGTGGTGGACCCAGACGGGGTGGTGCTGCTCGAGAACCGCCCCACCGAGATACGCCGCGCCGTGTCATCCAAGGTGGCACGTCAGGTGGTGAACATGCTCGAGAGCGTGGTGCTCAAGGAAGGAACCGCTCCGAAGGCGGCCATGGAGGAATACCGCGTCGCTGGAAAGACGGGCACGGCGCAGAAGGCGGATCCCGTTGCTCGGGGGTACTCCGACAAGCGGATCGCTTCCTTCATTGGTGTTGTACCAGCCGAGAATCCGCGCGCCGTCATACTCGTAGTGGTGGACGAGCCGAAGACGGACGTGTACGGGGGACTCGTGGCTGCCCCCGCCTTCAAGGAAATCGCTACCGCCGCCATGGCGCACCTGGCCGTGCCGCCATCGCGCACGGTCACGCCAGAAGTGGCGGTAGCGCCGGTCGCGCCCCCGGTGGTGAAGGCCTCTCCCAACCCCAAGCCCGCCCCCGCAAGGCCCGTCGTGGCCGAGCAGGCGGTGGAGGGGGACGGCACGGTGCGAGTGCCGGATGTTCAGGGACAGGCTGGGCGCGAGGCCGTGGTGAAACTGCTCGCCGCGGCGCTGGAGCCACAGTTGTTGGGCAGTGGACGCGTGGTATCGCAGACCCCCGCCGCCGGTGCGCTGGTGGAAAAGGGGGCACGGGTGACGCTGGAGCTGGCGGCGCGGCCATGA